In Streptomyces hawaiiensis, one genomic interval encodes:
- a CDS encoding AAA family ATPase → MESETRRPASPDVTVLSIGVGSFDDGSDMEELGFVPARMSEVEEAFGRLGATVATSLDPTEIEVEALLRGRLVDVSQPTGVMVVHLIGHGRIDRSHRLSFVARDNREVDVDRWIEKAQQEVERGGTRHRVVFLVDTCSAGVATGRQPFTEIDADRGVWALGAAVSTSPTERGQFSGRIAAALHRLADLDLHIDEESIRFSRFVRELIRVIRSDPADQRLSLGFSVEQGDADWPFLPNPRLVALTPEQLRTRRLSLGHVPGEGGSGAPAAGGQADDTAYFADRASGRGLVPVDTGTGFFSGRTAELTRAMEWVSGTGPLLTVTGAAGAGKSGLLGVTVCAADPGLRRRFRELWESSGLDLPEVPDMVAVHARQRSAQQVLAAIASAVWARWPKQTDEEGEGSRGPGTPPQTSEALRFLLAREQKNRLIVLDAVDESTEPQAVLRLVADLLAPREAGERPSAPAPCRILLGGRREVVTALSALDEAADIEGVHIDLDAAEPAAVEQDVRRYIRRLLDAQGPFATGPSSEFAGLLAKKGAAYIVRGARGDEPWGPFLLAGLYVHFLLTLKYPPRDEVGADMYAKAASPHLPALLESILKTRRHDYPHLRAVLAVLARSRGDGMPRTTLKRALRALGVDSIDEQHFQDTLWEASPFLRYGSDPHSGETLYRLFHQGLVDYLHDHPTSEDPLDEAASLDLEEKLLSELVGPYASGAQDREDPWEAAEGEPYVLRHALGHAARARSVAHAESLLTDPHFLVRFDLREDHRALDLVRSERASDFLRLLSASWVAHARLRSAAERASVFAFDADRLGLREVRERFSRIARDAAVQPEAAAAALLWSCGGHVNSNSRSVATAGTSVYDIAFSPDGSLLAAATNRGVQVLETQTWQSVAPLFGRTSHTGVSKVAFSPDGRLLAFAVRSFTRSVHLWDVHHRVPAGAAWPYRTGTVTALTFSSDSRRLAVASEELGVSVWDITGDCPSEEARWDPAETEDFTKVRAVAFSPVGHVLAVSSSSGTTLWDVAGGDRTLVDRGSYTRSVCFSADGGLVAVAAQGRVALYSVAMRAQLGSVDLPGGNHLAFTCDGSLLVVGGWREFHVVDTASMHVVNRLPVAAISACIAVNPDTSVLVSGDEDGHLRLWKSLTGEAPLPELPRFDGGVVGSPDGRFIAVQDAGNRLLSLRNPVTGEEIANCPWTEQLTGLTSSPDGSLLAALSYERLCVFPTDPALLRDFRSVRLPGKGSALLPSLVFSPDSRLVAVALGRRGSVQVVEVWEARTLRLCATIPVSGQLSSFGFTGPELVYVVIDGALGTYSCTPPEPEAPLP, encoded by the coding sequence TTGGAGAGCGAGACCCGGCGGCCCGCATCTCCCGACGTCACCGTGCTGTCGATCGGTGTGGGGAGCTTCGACGACGGCTCCGACATGGAGGAACTCGGTTTCGTCCCGGCACGGATGAGCGAGGTCGAGGAGGCCTTCGGCCGGCTCGGCGCCACGGTCGCCACCTCGCTGGATCCGACGGAGATCGAGGTGGAGGCGCTCCTGCGCGGCCGGCTCGTCGACGTTTCCCAGCCGACCGGTGTCATGGTCGTCCATCTCATCGGGCACGGCAGGATCGACCGGAGTCACCGGCTGTCGTTCGTCGCTCGCGACAACCGCGAGGTGGACGTCGACCGGTGGATCGAGAAGGCGCAGCAGGAGGTCGAGCGCGGTGGCACGCGGCACCGTGTCGTCTTCCTCGTCGACACCTGTTCGGCCGGCGTCGCGACGGGCCGGCAGCCGTTCACCGAGATCGACGCGGACCGGGGCGTCTGGGCCCTGGGCGCGGCCGTCAGCACCTCCCCCACCGAACGCGGTCAGTTCAGCGGCCGGATCGCCGCCGCACTGCACCGGCTCGCGGACCTGGACCTCCACATCGACGAGGAGTCGATCAGGTTCAGCCGGTTCGTCCGCGAACTGATCCGGGTGATCCGCAGCGACCCGGCCGACCAGCGCCTCTCGCTCGGCTTCAGTGTCGAACAAGGCGACGCCGACTGGCCGTTCCTGCCGAACCCCCGTCTGGTCGCACTGACCCCGGAACAGCTGCGGACCCGGCGCCTCTCACTGGGCCACGTCCCCGGTGAAGGCGGTTCCGGCGCCCCGGCGGCCGGCGGGCAGGCCGACGACACCGCCTACTTCGCCGACCGCGCCTCGGGCCGCGGCCTCGTCCCGGTCGACACCGGCACCGGGTTCTTCTCCGGCCGCACCGCGGAACTGACCCGCGCCATGGAGTGGGTGTCCGGAACGGGTCCTCTGCTGACCGTCACGGGTGCGGCCGGCGCGGGAAAGTCCGGGCTTTTGGGGGTCACCGTCTGTGCCGCGGACCCCGGACTGCGCCGGCGCTTCCGGGAACTGTGGGAGTCGTCCGGGCTCGACCTGCCCGAGGTGCCGGACATGGTGGCGGTGCACGCGCGCCAGCGGTCGGCTCAGCAAGTGCTGGCCGCCATCGCCTCCGCGGTATGGGCGCGGTGGCCCAAGCAGACCGACGAAGAAGGAGAGGGGAGCCGGGGGCCGGGCACGCCGCCGCAGACGTCCGAGGCGCTGCGCTTCCTGCTGGCGCGGGAGCAGAAGAACCGTCTCATCGTGCTCGATGCCGTGGACGAGAGCACCGAGCCCCAGGCGGTTCTGCGTCTGGTGGCCGATCTCCTGGCGCCCCGGGAAGCGGGCGAGCGGCCAAGTGCCCCCGCGCCGTGCAGGATCCTGCTGGGCGGCCGCCGGGAAGTGGTGACCGCGCTGTCGGCTCTGGACGAGGCGGCGGACATCGAAGGCGTGCACATCGACCTCGACGCGGCGGAACCCGCCGCGGTCGAACAGGACGTCCGGCGCTACATCCGGCGTCTCCTCGACGCCCAGGGGCCCTTCGCCACCGGCCCCTCGTCGGAATTCGCCGGCCTGCTGGCCAAGAAGGGCGCGGCGTACATCGTGCGCGGTGCGCGAGGGGACGAACCGTGGGGTCCGTTCCTGCTCGCCGGCCTGTACGTCCATTTCCTGCTGACCCTGAAGTACCCGCCCCGTGACGAGGTGGGTGCCGACATGTATGCCAAGGCGGCGTCGCCCCATCTGCCGGCGCTGCTGGAATCGATCCTGAAGACGCGGCGCCACGACTACCCGCATCTACGGGCGGTGCTCGCCGTGCTCGCGCGCTCGCGCGGCGACGGCATGCCGCGCACGACCTTGAAACGCGCCCTGCGGGCTCTGGGCGTCGACTCGATCGACGAACAGCACTTCCAGGACACCCTGTGGGAGGCCTCGCCCTTCCTGCGGTACGGGAGCGACCCGCACAGCGGTGAGACCCTGTACCGGCTCTTCCACCAAGGCCTGGTCGACTACCTGCACGACCATCCGACGAGTGAGGACCCGCTGGACGAGGCGGCGAGCCTCGACCTCGAAGAGAAGCTGTTGTCGGAACTCGTCGGGCCGTACGCCTCGGGAGCGCAGGACCGCGAGGACCCCTGGGAGGCCGCCGAGGGCGAACCCTACGTGCTGCGCCATGCGCTGGGACATGCCGCACGGGCACGCTCCGTCGCGCATGCCGAGTCCTTGCTCACCGATCCGCACTTCCTCGTCCGGTTCGACCTCCGTGAGGACCATCGCGCTCTCGACCTCGTCCGGTCGGAGCGGGCTTCGGACTTTCTGCGGCTGCTCAGCGCCTCGTGGGTCGCCCACGCCCGGTTGCGCAGCGCCGCGGAACGTGCGTCCGTGTTCGCTTTCGACGCCGATCGACTGGGGCTACGGGAAGTCAGGGAGCGGTTCAGCCGTATCGCACGGGACGCCGCAGTCCAGCCGGAGGCAGCGGCGGCCGCGCTCCTCTGGTCGTGCGGCGGCCACGTGAACTCCAACAGCCGCTCCGTGGCGACCGCGGGCACCTCGGTGTACGACATCGCGTTCTCGCCGGACGGCTCGCTGCTCGCCGCAGCGACCAACCGCGGTGTGCAGGTGCTCGAGACGCAGACCTGGCAGTCGGTCGCCCCCCTCTTCGGCAGGACGTCGCACACCGGGGTCAGCAAGGTCGCCTTCTCCCCCGACGGTCGCCTGCTCGCGTTCGCCGTACGCTCGTTCACCCGAAGCGTGCACCTGTGGGACGTGCACCACCGCGTGCCGGCCGGAGCTGCCTGGCCGTACAGAACCGGCACGGTGACCGCACTCACCTTCTCGTCCGACAGTCGTCGGCTCGCGGTGGCCAGCGAGGAACTCGGCGTCTCCGTGTGGGACATCACCGGTGACTGCCCGTCGGAGGAGGCGCGGTGGGATCCCGCGGAGACGGAGGATTTCACCAAGGTCCGTGCTGTGGCCTTCAGCCCCGTGGGCCATGTGCTGGCGGTGTCTTCTTCCAGCGGGACGACGCTCTGGGATGTCGCGGGGGGCGACCGCACACTGGTGGACCGCGGGAGTTACACCCGATCGGTCTGCTTCTCAGCCGACGGCGGCCTTGTCGCCGTAGCGGCGCAGGGCCGAGTCGCCCTGTACTCGGTGGCCATGCGCGCCCAGCTCGGCAGCGTGGATCTGCCGGGCGGGAATCACCTGGCCTTCACGTGCGACGGGAGCCTCCTGGTCGTGGGCGGCTGGAGGGAGTTCCACGTCGTCGACACGGCGTCGATGCACGTCGTCAACCGGCTGCCGGTCGCGGCCATCTCCGCCTGCATCGCCGTGAATCCCGACACCTCGGTCCTGGTGAGCGGTGATGAGGACGGGCATCTGCGGCTGTGGAAGAGCCTCACCGGCGAGGCGCCCCTGCCGGAGCTGCCGCGCTTCGACGGGGGCGTCGTCGGCTCACCCGACGGACGCTTCATCGCCGTCCAGGACGCCGGAAACAGGCTGCTGAGTCTGCGGAACCCGGTCACCGGGGAAGAGATCGCCAACTGCCCCTGGACGGAGCAGCTCACGGGTCTCACGAGCTCACCCGACGGCTCCCTCCTGGCAGCGCTGTCGTACGAGCGGCTGTGCGTCTTCCCGACCGACCCGGCGCTCCTGCGGGACTTCAGGAGTGTCCGTCTGCCAGGCAAGGGGTCCGCCTTGCTGCCGTCGCTGGTCTTCTCTCCCGACAGCAGGCTCGTCGCTGTGGCCCTCGGACGGCGAGGGAGTGTTCAGGTCGTCGAGGTCTGGGAAGCCCGGACGCTGCGCCTCTGCGCCACGATCCCTGTCTCCGGACAGTTGTCCTCCTTCGGCTTCACCGGCCCTGAGCTCGTCTACGTCGTCATCGACGGCGCCCTGGGCACCTACAGTTGCACTCCCCCGGAACCGGAGGCCCCGCTGCCATGA
- a CDS encoding sirohydrochlorin chelatase — translation MNSKPVLLVIAHGSRDPRHAATVHALVRRVRSLRPDVRVETGFLDFNVPSAQGVLESLAVQGVRDVVALPLLLTRAFHAKADIPAVLADAPPQLRVHQADVLGPSPLLLAALERRLYEAGLTPADKSSTGLVLASAGSTDPEAIAVIADIAREWRHTGWCAVRPAFASASLPRTEDAVRELRELGCSRVAVAPYVLAPGFLPDRIARGAADADVLADVLGPAPEVARVVLERYEAARMPLPSAVSA, via the coding sequence ATGAACAGCAAGCCCGTCCTCCTCGTCATCGCCCACGGCAGTCGCGATCCGCGCCATGCCGCGACGGTGCACGCCCTGGTGCGCCGGGTGCGCTCGCTGCGCCCCGACGTCCGGGTGGAGACGGGCTTCCTGGACTTCAACGTCCCCTCGGCGCAGGGGGTTCTGGAGTCCCTGGCGGTGCAGGGCGTCCGCGACGTCGTCGCCCTCCCCCTCCTCCTGACCCGGGCGTTCCACGCGAAGGCGGACATCCCCGCGGTCCTCGCGGACGCGCCCCCGCAGCTCCGCGTCCACCAGGCGGACGTCCTGGGTCCCTCCCCCCTCCTCCTGGCAGCGCTGGAACGACGCCTGTACGAGGCGGGCCTGACCCCCGCCGACAAGTCCTCGACCGGCCTCGTCCTGGCCTCGGCGGGGTCCACCGACCCGGAGGCGATCGCAGTGATCGCAGACATCGCGCGGGAGTGGCGGCACACCGGTTGGTGCGCCGTGCGGCCTGCGTTCGCCTCCGCATCCCTTCCGCGCACCGAGGACGCCGTCCGCGAGCTCCGCGAGCTGGGCTGCTCCCGGGTCGCCGTCGCCCCGTACGTCCTGGCTCCCGGCTTCCTCCCGGACCGCATCGCCCGGGGCGCGGCGGACGCGGATGTCCTGGCGGACGTCCTGGGGCCGGCGCCGGAGGTGGCGCGGGTGGTGCTGGAACGGTACGAGGCGGCCCGGATGCCGTTGCCGTCGGCTGTGAGCGCCTGA
- a CDS encoding ABC transporter ATP-binding protein, whose amino-acid sequence MATTLAKAADGTEAATHAARIDHVSKSFSGPAGQQLVLDDITLDVAPGEFVTLLGASGCGKSTLLNLVAGLDRPTVGEIATDGRPALMFQEHALFPWLTAGKNIELALKLRGVPKAERRERAEELLELVRLKGAYGKRVHELSGGMRQRVALARALAQESKLLLMDEPFAALDAITRDVLHDELTRIWRETQLSVLFVTHNVREAVRLAQRVVLLSSRPGRIAREWTVDIAHPRRIEDTQVAELSVEITEELRGEIRRHGQH is encoded by the coding sequence ATGGCCACGACCCTCGCCAAGGCCGCCGACGGCACCGAGGCGGCCACGCACGCCGCCCGGATCGACCACGTGTCGAAGTCGTTCTCGGGCCCCGCCGGGCAGCAGCTCGTCCTGGACGACATCACTCTCGATGTCGCGCCCGGAGAGTTCGTCACCCTCCTGGGGGCCTCGGGCTGCGGCAAGTCAACGCTGCTCAACCTGGTGGCGGGCCTGGACCGGCCCACCGTCGGCGAGATCGCCACGGACGGCCGCCCGGCGCTGATGTTCCAGGAGCACGCGCTGTTCCCGTGGCTGACCGCGGGCAAGAACATCGAACTCGCCCTGAAGCTGCGGGGCGTGCCGAAGGCCGAGCGCCGGGAGCGGGCCGAGGAACTGCTCGAACTGGTGCGGCTGAAGGGCGCGTACGGCAAGCGGGTGCACGAGCTGTCGGGCGGTATGCGCCAGCGCGTCGCGCTGGCGCGGGCGCTCGCCCAGGAGAGCAAGCTGCTGCTGATGGACGAGCCGTTCGCGGCGCTGGACGCCATCACGCGGGACGTGCTGCACGACGAGCTGACCCGCATCTGGCGCGAGACGCAGCTGTCGGTCCTGTTCGTCACGCACAACGTGCGCGAGGCGGTCCGGCTCGCGCAGCGCGTGGTGCTGCTGTCCTCCCGCCCGGGCCGGATCGCCCGTGAGTGGACGGTGGACATCGCGCACCCGCGCCGTATCGAGGACACCCAGGTGGCGGAGCTGTCCGTCGAGATCACCGAAGAACTGCGTGGGGAGATCCGCCGTCATGGCCAGCACTGA
- a CDS encoding serine peptidase, protein MTRLLGIHGVRNYKAADTTPDLGGKRLRADWLEALGDRIPGLELETAYYADLLRGERQSDELDDTDVVLVEQWARAWGIDPSGVQGRATGWVRWICGQVAQRSGQRPAVVEKTVRMFFPEVARYFAIRRAAVRERVRGALLRHRPDVVVAHSLGSVVAYEVLHELADELDVRLLLTLGSPLALPHAVFHRLDPLPRDGKGAKPAGVRRWVNVADAGDFVAVPRGELARVFAGVEELPDISIAPAWPHGVLDYLRHRSVSEAIRSR, encoded by the coding sequence ATGACCCGCCTCCTCGGTATCCACGGCGTCCGCAACTACAAAGCCGCCGACACCACCCCCGACCTCGGCGGCAAGCGCCTGCGCGCGGACTGGCTGGAAGCGCTCGGCGACAGGATCCCCGGGCTCGAGCTGGAGACGGCGTACTACGCCGATCTGCTGCGCGGTGAGCGGCAGAGTGACGAGCTGGACGACACAGACGTGGTGCTCGTCGAGCAATGGGCGCGGGCCTGGGGGATCGACCCGAGCGGTGTGCAGGGGCGTGCGACCGGGTGGGTCCGGTGGATCTGCGGGCAGGTCGCTCAGCGGTCCGGGCAGCGCCCTGCCGTGGTCGAGAAGACGGTCCGGATGTTCTTCCCGGAGGTGGCCCGCTACTTCGCCATCCGACGGGCGGCTGTGCGCGAGCGGGTGCGGGGCGCGCTGCTCCGGCACCGCCCCGATGTCGTCGTCGCGCACTCGCTGGGCAGCGTCGTCGCCTACGAGGTGCTGCACGAGTTGGCGGACGAACTGGACGTGCGGCTGCTGCTCACCCTCGGCTCGCCGCTGGCACTGCCCCACGCGGTCTTCCACCGCCTCGACCCCCTCCCCCGGGACGGGAAGGGCGCGAAGCCCGCGGGTGTGCGGCGGTGGGTGAACGTCGCCGATGCCGGGGACTTCGTGGCCGTCCCCAGGGGAGAACTGGCCCGGGTGTTCGCGGGTGTCGAGGAGCTGCCGGACATCAGCATCGCGCCCGCGTGGCCGCACGGCGTGCTCGACTACCTGCGTCACCGCTCGGTGTCCGAGGCCATCCGGTCACGATGA
- a CDS encoding ABC transporter permease, with amino-acid sequence MASTESTTVAKDGSDLEGLEAGLDALESRQTLRTPFRQTFVQKILPPVLAVALVLALWQALVSFKVVDDPTKLPAPSAVWDVVETAWLQGELLGYIWTSVSRGLLGFCLALVIGTPLGLIVARVKFIRAAIGPILSGLQSLPSVAWVPPAVIWLGLNNSMMYAVILLGAVPSIANGLVSGVDQVPPLFLRAGRTLGATGLKGTWHIVLPAALPGYVAGLKQGWAFSWRSLMAAEIIASFPDLGVGLGQLLENGRNASDMAMVFEAILLILIVGIAIDLLIFSPLERWVLRSRGLLVKS; translated from the coding sequence ATGGCCAGCACTGAATCGACGACCGTCGCCAAGGACGGCAGCGATCTCGAGGGGCTTGAGGCGGGCCTCGACGCGCTGGAGTCGCGGCAGACGCTCCGCACGCCGTTCCGGCAGACCTTCGTCCAGAAGATCCTGCCGCCCGTCCTCGCCGTCGCGCTGGTGCTGGCCCTCTGGCAGGCGCTCGTCTCGTTCAAGGTCGTCGACGACCCGACCAAGCTGCCCGCGCCGTCCGCGGTGTGGGACGTCGTCGAGACGGCGTGGCTTCAGGGCGAGCTGCTCGGCTACATCTGGACCAGCGTCTCGCGCGGTCTGCTCGGCTTCTGCCTCGCCCTGGTGATCGGCACGCCGCTGGGTCTGATCGTGGCCCGGGTGAAGTTCATCCGCGCGGCGATCGGTCCGATCCTGTCGGGTCTGCAGTCGCTGCCGTCGGTCGCCTGGGTGCCGCCGGCGGTGATCTGGCTGGGTCTGAACAACTCGATGATGTACGCGGTGATCCTGCTCGGCGCGGTCCCCTCGATCGCCAACGGCCTGGTCTCCGGCGTCGACCAGGTGCCCCCGCTGTTCCTGCGCGCGGGCCGTACGCTCGGCGCGACGGGCCTGAAGGGCACCTGGCACATCGTCCTGCCCGCCGCGCTGCCCGGCTATGTGGCGGGCCTGAAGCAGGGCTGGGCCTTCTCCTGGCGCTCCCTGATGGCCGCCGAGATCATCGCGTCCTTCCCCGACCTCGGCGTGGGCCTCGGCCAGCTGCTGGAGAACGGCCGCAACGCCAGCGACATGGCCATGGTCTTCGAGGCCATCCTCCTGATCCTCATCGTCGGCATCGCCATCGACCTGCTGATCTTCAGCCCGCTGGAGCGGTGGGTGCTGCGCAGCCGCGGTCTGCTGGTGAAGAGCTGA
- a CDS encoding GvpL/GvpF family gas vesicle protein, which translates to MSDTNLVYAYAVLRRTPEAEAATARLRGVAGEPIHLVDPAVTGPQLAFAVGHVPPADYAAAPLQAHLDDLDWLESTVRSHHAVVAALVASGAAVLPLRLATVYRDVHGARQALDTRRSYFLSLLDRLTGHVELGVKIYAAPDITPPDAGTESAPDPFTGLGVGRAYQVIRRRRQRRNEEAWRTVALAATRVTETARTLAVDRVAHTPERGSLAGSAPGTNVGNDAYLVPADRVDAFRTGILAAAQGVPGLRVEFSGPWAPYSFALQPQPHEETAA; encoded by the coding sequence ATGAGCGACACGAACCTCGTCTACGCCTACGCGGTCCTGCGCCGCACACCCGAGGCCGAGGCGGCCACGGCCCGCCTGCGCGGTGTCGCCGGAGAGCCGATCCATCTGGTCGACCCGGCGGTCACCGGCCCGCAGCTCGCCTTCGCCGTCGGCCACGTACCGCCCGCCGACTACGCAGCCGCTCCCCTCCAGGCCCACCTCGACGACCTGGACTGGCTGGAGTCCACGGTCCGCTCCCACCACGCCGTGGTGGCGGCCCTGGTCGCCTCCGGCGCGGCCGTGCTGCCCCTGCGCCTCGCCACCGTCTACCGCGACGTGCACGGTGCCCGCCAAGCCCTCGACACCCGCCGCAGCTACTTCCTCTCCCTCCTCGACCGCCTCACGGGCCATGTCGAACTCGGCGTCAAGATCTACGCCGCCCCGGACATCACCCCGCCCGACGCCGGCACGGAGTCCGCACCGGACCCGTTCACGGGCCTCGGGGTCGGCCGCGCCTACCAGGTGATCCGCCGCCGCAGACAGCGCAGGAACGAGGAGGCATGGCGTACGGTCGCCCTGGCCGCCACCCGCGTCACCGAAACGGCCCGTACCCTCGCCGTCGACCGCGTCGCCCACACCCCCGAACGCGGCAGCCTGGCGGGCTCGGCCCCCGGCACCAACGTCGGCAACGACGCCTACCTCGTCCCGGCCGACCGCGTCGACGCCTTCCGCACGGGCATCCTCGCGGCCGCCCAGGGCGTCCCCGGCCTCCGTGTGGAGTTCAGCGGCCCCTGGGCCCCGTACTCCTTCGCCCTCCAGCCGCAACCCCACGAGGAAACGGCCGCGTGA
- a CDS encoding sulfate adenylyltransferase subunit 1 — MTTITTEELAETTLLRFATAGSVDDGKSTLVGRLLHDSKSVLTDQLEAVERVSASRGQEAPDLALLTDGLRAEREQGITIDVAYRYFATPRRRFILADTPGHVQYTRNMVTGASTAELTVILVDARNGVVEQTRRHAAIAALLRVPHAVLAVNKMDLVGYDEKVFAAIAEEFTAYATELGVPEVTAIPISALVGDNVVDPSANMDWYGGPTVLEHLETVPVAHDLSHCHARLPVQYVIRPQSADHPDYRGYAGQIAAGSFHVGEDVTVLPSGRASKISGIDLLGEPVDVAWTTQSVTLLLEDDIDISRGDLIVPSKDAPPTTQDVEATVCHVADAALTVGHRVLLKHGTRTVKAIVKDIPSRLTLDNLSLHPHPGQLVANDIGRVKIRTAEPLPVDSYADSRRTGSFILIDPNDGTTLTAGMVGESFAAPEPVKDASGDDGWDF; from the coding sequence ATGACCACGATCACCACCGAGGAACTCGCGGAAACGACCCTTCTGCGGTTCGCCACCGCCGGCTCCGTCGACGACGGCAAGTCCACCCTCGTCGGGCGGCTGCTGCACGACTCCAAGTCGGTCCTCACCGACCAGCTGGAGGCCGTGGAGCGCGTCTCCGCGAGCCGCGGCCAGGAGGCCCCGGACCTCGCACTGCTGACGGACGGCCTGCGGGCCGAGCGGGAGCAGGGCATCACCATCGACGTGGCGTACCGTTACTTCGCCACGCCCCGGCGGCGGTTCATCCTCGCCGACACGCCCGGCCACGTGCAGTACACCCGGAACATGGTCACCGGTGCCTCGACGGCCGAGCTGACGGTCATCCTGGTCGACGCCCGCAACGGTGTCGTCGAGCAGACCCGTCGGCACGCCGCGATCGCCGCCCTGCTGCGCGTCCCGCACGCGGTCCTCGCGGTCAACAAGATGGACCTCGTCGGGTACGACGAGAAGGTGTTCGCCGCCATCGCCGAGGAGTTCACGGCGTACGCGACCGAGCTGGGCGTCCCCGAGGTCACCGCGATCCCGATCTCCGCGCTCGTCGGCGACAACGTGGTGGACCCGTCCGCGAACATGGACTGGTACGGCGGCCCGACCGTGCTGGAGCACCTGGAGACGGTCCCGGTCGCGCACGACCTGAGCCACTGCCACGCCCGGCTGCCCGTGCAGTACGTGATCCGGCCGCAGAGCGCCGACCACCCGGACTACCGGGGCTACGCCGGTCAGATCGCGGCCGGGTCCTTCCACGTCGGCGAGGACGTCACCGTCCTGCCGTCGGGCCGCGCCTCGAAGATCTCCGGCATCGACCTGCTGGGCGAGCCGGTCGACGTCGCCTGGACCACACAGTCGGTGACCCTCCTGCTGGAGGACGACATCGACATCTCGCGCGGTGACCTGATCGTGCCCAGCAAGGACGCGCCCCCGACAACGCAGGACGTCGAGGCGACCGTCTGCCATGTCGCGGACGCCGCGCTGACCGTCGGGCACCGGGTGCTGCTCAAGCACGGCACCCGCACGGTCAAGGCGATCGTCAAGGACATCCCGTCCCGCCTCACGCTCGACAACCTGTCCCTGCACCCGCACCCGGGACAGCTCGTCGCCAACGACATCGGCCGGGTGAAGATCCGTACCGCCGAGCCGCTGCCCGTCGACTCCTACGCCGACTCCCGGCGCACCGGCTCGTTCATCCTGATCGACCCGAACGACGGCACCACCCTCACCGCGGGCATGGTCGGCGAGTCCTTCGCCGCCCCGGAGCCGGTCAAGGACGCGTCCGGGGACGACGGGTGGGACTTCTGA
- a CDS encoding aliphatic sulfonate ABC transporter substrate-binding protein yields the protein MPASSALRRGFAVVAALPLLTLAACGYGSQAKDDGAAKVAAGAKKIEGLDKVKIGYFGNLTHGTALVGMQKGIFQKALGATEVEPAVFNAGPSEIEALNSGSIDIGWIGPSPAINGYVKSNGKNLRIIGGSASGGVKLVVNPDKIKSLKDVKGKRIATPQLGNTQDVAFLNWAAEQGWKVDPQSGKGDVTVVRSDNKVTPDAFKAGSVDGAWVPEPTASKLVAEGGKELLDESTLWPDKKFVITNIIVRQDFLKKYPQVVEAVLKGSVETNKWINANPDAAKEAANKLLEAETGKALPADVLDPAWKSIRFTDDPLASTLNTEAEHAVKAGLLQKPDLKGIYDLAPLNKVLKAEGEPTVGDAGLGAK from the coding sequence GTGCCTGCTTCATCCGCTCTTCGCCGCGGTTTCGCGGTCGTCGCCGCACTTCCCCTGCTCACGCTGGCCGCCTGCGGCTACGGCTCCCAGGCCAAGGACGACGGTGCCGCCAAGGTCGCCGCCGGGGCGAAGAAGATCGAGGGTCTCGACAAAGTCAAGATCGGCTACTTCGGCAACCTGACCCACGGCACCGCGCTGGTGGGCATGCAGAAGGGCATCTTCCAGAAGGCTCTCGGCGCCACGGAGGTCGAGCCGGCCGTCTTCAACGCCGGTCCCTCGGAGATCGAGGCGCTCAACTCCGGTTCCATCGACATCGGCTGGATCGGCCCCTCCCCCGCCATCAACGGCTACGTCAAGTCGAACGGCAAGAACCTGCGCATCATCGGCGGTTCGGCGTCCGGCGGCGTGAAGCTGGTGGTCAATCCGGACAAGATCAAGTCGCTGAAGGACGTCAAGGGCAAGCGGATCGCGACTCCGCAGCTGGGCAACACGCAGGACGTGGCGTTCCTCAACTGGGCCGCGGAGCAGGGCTGGAAGGTCGACCCGCAGAGCGGCAAGGGTGACGTCACGGTCGTCCGCAGCGACAACAAGGTCACCCCGGACGCCTTCAAGGCCGGGTCGGTCGACGGCGCCTGGGTGCCGGAGCCGACCGCGTCCAAGCTGGTCGCCGAGGGCGGCAAGGAGCTGCTCGACGAGTCGACGCTGTGGCCGGACAAGAAGTTCGTGATCACGAACATCATCGTGCGGCAGGACTTCCTGAAGAAGTACCCGCAGGTCGTCGAAGCCGTGCTCAAGGGCTCGGTCGAGACCAACAAGTGGATCAACGCCAACCCGGACGCGGCGAAGGAAGCGGCGAACAAGCTGCTGGAAGCGGAAACCGGCAAGGCGCTGCCCGCCGACGTGCTGGACCCGGCGTGGAAGTCGATCCGGTTCACCGACGACCCGCTGGCCTCCACCCTCAACACCGAGGCCGAGCACGCGGTGAAGGCGGGGCTGCTTCAGAAGCCGGACCTGAAGGGCATCTACGACCTCGCGCCGCTGAACAAGGTTCTGAAGGCCGAGGGCGAGCCCACGGTCGGCGACGCCGGTCTCGGCGCGAAGTAA